The proteins below are encoded in one region of Anaerosporomusa subterranea:
- a CDS encoding sensor histidine kinase, with protein sequence MVNPFGRLLSRLPNFLRQAWLARQSIGVKLFIFAAILILVPLTIVGAISYHRSAVELENEARDYSSQVTEQVESHVEYYIRDFEINALKIMNHPDMLQFLRMTNQEQIEQSNIRQSVERVLKNAAYSRSDISNITIVLDKMQVIDCYGTKSPYPASELINEYWYHSVPVNAVPIMVSRVISWPDHKEPVLSLVKRVHSPNTLEPIGLLIIDINFRRIQDIAQGVNVWRNGQFFILDSQGHYVYHRNEALLGQPAALSYLSQLYEEPEGSFVGGNASSLTTFSYSYYLNWKFVTAIPYREISNRAAQVGRTTAVTAVGALGLAYLLGLAFARTIVRPLRRLQRYMKNVEVGHFNEKIVVESEDEIGELTRGFNRMTERLSALMEEVYFSKLRETESMLRQKEMELKVLQAQVDPHFLTNSLETIRGMALAGGNETVASMAASLGTLLRYNLRNTAPTATLREEVHFCQVYLQIQEYRFEKQCECRYIIPDWALELPIVKFSLQPLVENCLLHGRWEDGRPLAITIAASGQEQDFVIEVIDNGVGIAADKLKELRVSLQNADPGPEVGSIGLRNLHRRIINLFGDSYGLSLESEPGVGTTVTIRLPVVRRQLRPAMQGDGI encoded by the coding sequence ATGGTAAATCCTTTCGGGCGGCTGCTCAGCCGGCTGCCTAATTTTTTGCGGCAAGCCTGGTTGGCTCGTCAGTCAATAGGTGTCAAACTGTTTATCTTTGCGGCGATTCTCATTCTGGTCCCTTTGACTATTGTCGGCGCTATATCGTATCACCGCTCAGCGGTTGAACTTGAAAATGAGGCGCGCGACTATAGCAGCCAAGTGACCGAGCAGGTAGAATCTCATGTTGAATACTATATTCGCGATTTTGAGATCAATGCGTTGAAAATCATGAATCATCCAGATATGCTGCAGTTTTTGCGCATGACCAATCAGGAGCAAATTGAACAATCGAACATTCGCCAGAGTGTCGAACGGGTATTAAAGAATGCTGCCTACTCGCGCTCGGATATCTCGAACATCACCATTGTTCTCGATAAAATGCAGGTCATTGACTGCTATGGGACAAAAAGTCCCTATCCGGCGAGCGAGCTAATAAATGAATACTGGTATCATTCGGTACCGGTTAACGCAGTTCCTATCATGGTTAGCCGCGTCATTTCCTGGCCTGACCACAAAGAGCCGGTATTGTCCTTGGTCAAGCGGGTCCATAGCCCGAATACGCTCGAACCGATTGGGCTGCTGATCATTGATATTAACTTTCGACGGATTCAGGATATTGCTCAGGGTGTCAACGTTTGGCGCAATGGTCAGTTCTTTATTCTTGACAGCCAAGGGCATTATGTCTATCATCGCAACGAAGCTCTGTTAGGTCAGCCAGCTGCGCTTTCTTATCTCAGCCAATTGTATGAGGAGCCAGAGGGCTCATTTGTTGGCGGTAATGCCTCCAGTTTGACGACCTTCAGCTATTCGTATTATCTTAATTGGAAGTTTGTGACCGCTATTCCTTACCGGGAGATTAGCAATAGGGCGGCTCAGGTGGGCCGGACTACGGCAGTTACCGCTGTCGGCGCGTTGGGGCTTGCTTATCTTTTGGGCCTTGCTTTTGCTCGAACCATTGTCAGACCACTCAGGCGATTGCAACGCTACATGAAAAATGTGGAGGTTGGGCACTTTAACGAGAAGATTGTGGTTGAGTCTGAGGATGAGATTGGTGAGCTGACTCGAGGCTTCAATCGGATGACTGAGCGACTTTCCGCCTTAATGGAAGAGGTTTACTTCTCAAAACTGCGGGAGACAGAATCGATGTTGCGGCAAAAGGAAATGGAGCTAAAGGTGCTGCAAGCTCAGGTCGACCCGCATTTTCTTACCAATTCACTCGAAACCATCCGCGGTATGGCACTGGCAGGAGGCAATGAGACGGTCGCGTCCATGGCCGCATCGCTCGGTACTCTGTTGCGTTATAATTTGCGCAACACGGCGCCGACGGCAACACTGCGGGAAGAAGTGCATTTTTGCCAGGTCTATCTACAAATCCAAGAATATCGTTTTGAAAAGCAATGCGAATGCCGTTATATCATTCCTGATTGGGCATTGGAACTGCCGATTGTGAAATTTTCTTTACAGCCACTGGTGGAGAATTGTCTGTTGCATGGCCGTTGGGAAGATGGGAGGCCGCTTGCTATTACCATCGCGGCTAGCGGCCAAGAACAGGATTTTGTCATTGAAGTCATTGACAATGGAGTAGGCATTGCGGCTGACAAGCTGAAAGAACTGCGGGTTTCACTGCAAAATGCCGATCCAGGACCGGAAGTTGGCAGTATCGGCTTGCGCAATTTACATCGACGGATTATTAACTTGTTTGGCGACAGCTATGGGCTTAGCCTGGAAAGTGAGCCTGGAGTAGGGACAACAGTAACTATCCGGTTGCCCGTCGTTAGGCGGCAACTTAGGCCAGCTATGCAGGGGGACGGTATATGA
- a CDS encoding response regulator: protein MSYNILLVDDERWVRAALKWTIEQTGLSFRVVHECANGREALDWLKQNPVDLVITDIRMPVMDGLTLAKEIKAYRNQPIDVIIISVHDDFSLVQQALRQGVTDYLLKPVEIDQLCTCLTNWLDKRNPPAMLTKEAQDSPMTKALAFIASRMPGDVTLAETAKHVHVNSCYLSQLFKQQTGVNFVDYVADLRIRAAKKLLTTTTLRVADIAERLCFADISYFSTQFKKHTGCTPTEYRGKNQVPVRQERYE from the coding sequence ATGAGCTACAATATTTTGCTAGTTGATGACGAACGCTGGGTCCGAGCCGCCCTTAAGTGGACGATTGAACAGACAGGGCTTTCATTCCGTGTCGTTCATGAATGCGCAAATGGCCGGGAAGCGCTTGATTGGCTAAAGCAGAACCCTGTAGATCTAGTGATAACCGATATACGCATGCCAGTGATGGATGGACTGACGCTGGCTAAAGAAATCAAAGCCTATCGTAACCAACCGATTGATGTAATCATTATCAGTGTGCATGATGATTTTTCTCTAGTGCAGCAGGCCCTGCGCCAAGGAGTAACCGATTACCTGTTAAAGCCTGTCGAGATAGATCAGCTTTGCACCTGCTTAACAAATTGGCTTGATAAGCGCAATCCCCCTGCTATGCTAACAAAGGAAGCCCAGGATTCCCCTATGACCAAGGCACTTGCGTTCATCGCCTCAAGAATGCCAGGCGATGTCACGTTAGCCGAAACGGCGAAACATGTTCATGTCAATTCCTGTTATCTTAGTCAATTATTCAAACAACAAACTGGCGTGAACTTTGTCGACTATGTGGCAGACCTGCGAATCCGAGCGGCTAAAAAGTTGCTGACAACAACCACGTTGCGCGTCGCGGATATTGCTGAACGGCTGTGTTTCGCCGATATTTCCTATTTCAGCACCCAGTTTAAGAAGCACACCGGTTGTACGCCAACCGAGTACCGGGGCAAAAATCAGGTGCCGGTTAGGCAAGAACGTTATGAGTAA